The Candidatus Bathyarchaeia archaeon genome contains a region encoding:
- a CDS encoding 4Fe-4S dicluster domain-containing protein, giving the protein MKNTNIEEQKVLLYDPTKCTGCLFCQTVCSYYHFKEFNLEKAHLHIQFDEKSMEFEAIHCQHCEEPLCVAACPKEAAVKDEKTGLVKINPMRCIGCKTCTVACPLSVPWFNADYHVAVKCDFCNGDPKCAKFCSPQAIRVATRSEAWEFNKRIYLEV; this is encoded by the coding sequence ATGAAGAACACTAATATAGAAGAGCAGAAGGTTCTTCTCTATGATCCGACGAAGTGTACCGGTTGTCTCTTCTGCCAAACCGTCTGCTCCTATTATCATTTCAAGGAATTCAATCTAGAGAAAGCCCATTTACACATACAGTTTGATGAGAAGAGCATGGAGTTTGAGGCAATACATTGTCAACACTGTGAGGAACCGCTCTGTGTGGCAGCTTGCCCAAAAGAGGCCGCAGTAAAAGATGAGAAAACAGGATTGGTTAAAATAAACCCAATGAGATGTATTGGTTGCAAAACGTGTACAGTTGCATGCCCACTTTCAGTCCCATGGTTTAATGCTGATTATCATGTAGCTGTGAAATGTGATTTCTGTAATGGTGATCCAAAATGCGCAAAATTCTGCTCACCCCAAGCAATAAGGGTTGCAACTCGAAGTGAAGCTTGGGAGTTTAATAAAAGGATTTACTTGGAGGTTTAA
- a CDS encoding NADH-quinone oxidoreductase subunit C: MVASLENNVMNYLRDILGSDLIEAYRQRERRIFVKIKPTAIRKTVKALKDRYQTLRFMTLSAVDLGLDMEYLYHFHIDGIVLTVRSLKPKEDNTLESIADIIPAANFIEREISDLFGITLVNHPQPEHGLILTRDWLDEKRPLRKPLEGELPSKARPVAEALISTGCVAPISAFIQRRREEAGLSKFPTFTFTNENFMSEFQGIIKETSLGDKAGFDWERRRLRYK; encoded by the coding sequence ATGGTTGCGAGTCTAGAGAATAATGTAATGAATTATTTGAGGGATATTCTCGGCAGCGATCTCATAGAAGCATATAGGCAGCGTGAAAGAAGAATATTCGTTAAGATTAAGCCAACAGCAATTAGAAAAACTGTTAAAGCATTAAAGGATCGTTATCAAACGCTAAGGTTCATGACTCTTTCAGCTGTCGATCTTGGCTTAGATATGGAATACCTGTATCACTTCCATATAGATGGCATAGTTCTAACAGTTAGAAGTCTAAAACCCAAGGAAGATAATACTCTAGAATCAATCGCCGATATCATTCCAGCAGCAAACTTTATTGAAAGAGAAATATCCGACCTCTTCGGGATTACATTGGTTAATCATCCTCAACCTGAACACGGACTTATTTTAACGAGAGACTGGCTTGATGAAAAACGTCCATTAAGGAAGCCATTGGAGGGGGAACTTCCATCAAAAGCTAGACCTGTCGCTGAAGCACTAATCTCAACTGGCTGCGTAGCCCCGATCTCAGCCTTCATACAAAGAAGGCGTGAAGAAGCTGGACTCTCAAAGTTTCCTACATTCACTTTTACAAATGAAAATTTCATGAGTGAATTTCAGGGGATAATTAAAGAAACCAGCTTAGGCGATAAAGCTGGTTTTGATTGGGAGAGGAGGAGACTTAGATATAAATAA
- a CDS encoding heterodisulfide reductase-related iron-sulfur binding cluster, with protein MIRYAFFLGCQIPMRLPNIEIASRKVFEILGIEAVDLLGCSCCPEPVISRILDEASALAISARNLTLAEDLGLDMMSLCNGCYETLAEASEILKHDVDKRNWVNNILKHYGREYKGKTKVKHVIEVLYEDVGLEKIRKNVVKPQKIRVALHYGCHLYREYGSSDITRKPKMMRDIATQTGVKVVDYGLERLCCGYPSMQADEEFSLKHRLLVKLSKMREVGADAILTACPACMIQFEIGQVMLRSHGIQYNMPCINLMELLALSFGVPYKDLHLELHRSPVLQLVQRTEAI; from the coding sequence ATGATTAGATATGCATTTTTCCTCGGATGCCAAATTCCAATGCGCCTACCAAATATTGAAATAGCCTCAAGAAAGGTCTTTGAAATTCTTGGGATTGAAGCAGTTGACCTATTAGGCTGTTCATGCTGCCCTGAGCCAGTTATATCCAGGATACTGGATGAGGCATCCGCCCTAGCTATATCAGCTAGAAACCTTACATTAGCTGAGGACCTTGGCTTAGATATGATGAGTTTATGTAACGGTTGCTATGAAACATTGGCTGAAGCTAGCGAGATATTGAAGCATGATGTAGATAAAAGAAATTGGGTAAATAATATACTGAAGCACTATGGGAGAGAATATAAGGGGAAAACTAAAGTTAAGCATGTTATCGAAGTTCTATATGAAGATGTTGGTTTGGAAAAAATTAGGAAAAACGTTGTTAAGCCCCAGAAGATTCGCGTTGCCCTCCACTATGGTTGCCACCTATACCGAGAATATGGAAGCTCCGATATAACGCGTAAGCCTAAAATGATGCGGGACATAGCTACACAAACAGGCGTGAAGGTAGTTGATTATGGACTTGAACGCTTATGCTGCGGCTACCCAAGTATGCAGGCTGATGAAGAATTTTCGCTAAAGCATAGGCTCTTAGTAAAATTGAGTAAAATGAGGGAGGTCGGAGCCGACGCTATTCTCACAGCTTGCCCAGCATGCATGATACAATTTGAGATCGGTCAAGTAATGCTCAGATCACACGGCATACAATATAATATGCCATGCATAAATCTAATGGAGCTTCTCGCGTTATCCTTCGGCGTCCCATATAAGGATCTGCATCTTGAGCTTCATAGAAGCCCGGTTTTACAATTAGTCCAAAGGACGGAGGCGATTTAA
- a CDS encoding nickel-dependent hydrogenase large subunit yields the protein MPEKVYIGPYRPQLVEPESFELLLEGNRIIDAKLELGFMHRGIEKLFTTKTYMQNLALAERICGICSGIHTLCYAQTVERLMEINVPERAKYLRCIYMELERLHSHYLWFGILAHSLHEHEAFLRIMSERESVQDLLEYLTGNRINYLINTIGGVRRDITPEKAEKIRRTLKELRSLSDYIMSLLDDNGAFTRKTKGVGVLPRDKALDIGAVGPTLRGSGIASDIRKEDPYAAYDELDFEVIVERDGDVRAKALVRARETYESMKIIEQALDNLPPGDIVTKPGEPKVGEEVGRTEAPRGELIYYIRSNGTNIPERVKVRTPSYANNFAILEMLRGELLENARAVIESIDPCFACTDRVTVVDVKTGKRRVISLK from the coding sequence ATGCCTGAAAAAGTTTATATTGGACCATACCGCCCACAGCTTGTTGAACCTGAAAGCTTTGAACTCCTTCTTGAAGGCAACAGGATAATTGATGCTAAGCTAGAACTAGGTTTCATGCATAGGGGCATAGAGAAACTTTTTACAACAAAAACTTACATGCAGAATTTAGCTCTCGCCGAGCGCATATGCGGCATATGCTCTGGCATACATACGTTATGTTATGCACAAACAGTAGAGAGGTTAATGGAAATCAATGTTCCTGAACGCGCAAAGTATCTTCGCTGCATATATATGGAGCTGGAGCGCTTACACAGCCATTATTTATGGTTCGGCATACTAGCCCACAGTCTACATGAACATGAAGCATTTCTAAGGATTATGAGTGAAAGAGAGAGTGTTCAAGATTTACTTGAATATCTAACCGGAAATAGAATAAATTACCTAATAAATACTATTGGTGGAGTGCGGAGAGACATAACGCCGGAAAAAGCTGAAAAGATTCGGAGAACCCTTAAGGAGCTTAGGTCTCTATCAGATTATATAATGTCGCTCCTCGACGACAATGGAGCATTCACAAGGAAAACCAAAGGGGTTGGCGTTCTACCTAGGGATAAAGCCCTTGATATTGGTGCGGTTGGACCGACACTTAGAGGATCCGGAATAGCCAGTGATATAAGGAAAGAGGATCCATATGCAGCGTATGATGAACTTGATTTTGAGGTTATCGTTGAAAGGGATGGGGATGTCCGGGCAAAGGCTCTTGTTAGGGCTAGAGAAACCTATGAGAGTATGAAGATAATTGAGCAGGCGCTTGATAATCTGCCGCCTGGCGATATAGTCACTAAACCTGGTGAGCCCAAAGTGGGTGAGGAGGTTGGTAGAACCGAGGCGCCTCGTGGAGAACTAATCTATTATATAAGGTCTAATGGAACAAATATTCCGGAGAGGGTTAAGGTTAGGACGCCCTCGTATGCCAATAACTTCGCCATACTAGAGATGCTTCGCGGTGAGCTCCTTGAAAATGCTAGAGCAGTTATTGAGAGCATAGATCCATGCTTTGCATGTACTGATCGCGTAACAGTTGTTGATGTTAAAACTGGTAAGAGGAGAGTGATATCCTTAAAGTAA
- a CDS encoding 4Fe-4S binding protein, with protein sequence MGKISVYRFLSAGCNGCDVEILECLVPRYKLANLGVEVVERPEDANVLILTGGVNVKGREELLKTYKAINPPKIVIAIGNCALTKEIFDKGYSMVGPPDQLIPVNYYVPGCPPRPQAIIKAVADILGVKLEETENYWSAPEGFRGRHEFDREKCIGCGACAQVCTADAIDVIDGPDKRIVRVNYGHCSFCAVCQDECPTQAIKLTREYHLLTNNRQTTIVSNEVNLLNCSICGGAFFPEKQIDWSLKRIVEERVPMYKKFQEDILGAMKICPRCRKEIRNIRGAKKLLANLSKKARGL encoded by the coding sequence ATGGGTAAAATATCTGTTTACCGATTCCTTTCAGCCGGCTGTAATGGATGCGATGTGGAGATCCTAGAGTGTTTAGTCCCAAGATATAAGCTCGCGAATCTAGGGGTTGAGGTTGTTGAAAGACCTGAGGATGCAAACGTCCTAATCTTGACTGGTGGAGTAAACGTTAAGGGTAGGGAGGAATTGCTGAAAACATATAAGGCAATTAATCCTCCAAAAATAGTGATTGCTATAGGAAACTGCGCGCTTACAAAAGAAATATTTGATAAGGGTTATTCAATGGTTGGTCCACCAGACCAGCTAATACCAGTTAACTATTATGTTCCAGGATGCCCGCCTAGACCTCAAGCAATCATTAAGGCTGTGGCTGACATATTAGGCGTTAAACTCGAGGAAACCGAGAATTATTGGTCAGCTCCAGAGGGATTCCGCGGGAGACACGAGTTCGATAGAGAGAAATGTATTGGCTGCGGTGCATGTGCCCAAGTCTGCACCGCCGATGCCATAGATGTAATAGATGGACCGGATAAGAGGATTGTGAGGGTTAATTATGGGCATTGTTCCTTCTGTGCAGTTTGTCAAGATGAGTGCCCAACACAAGCAATAAAACTCACACGTGAATATCACTTACTAACAAACAATCGCCAGACAACTATTGTCTCAAATGAAGTTAATTTGTTGAACTGTTCAATATGCGGGGGAGCATTCTTCCCAGAGAAACAGATAGACTGGTCGTTGAAGCGTATAGTTGAGGAGAGGGTTCCAATGTACAAGAAATTTCAAGAAGATATTTTGGGCGCAATGAAAATATGCCCAAGATGCCGGAAAGAAATAAGGAATATAAGAGGGGCTAAAAAGCTACTTGCAAATCTTTCCAAAAAAGCTAGAGGATTATAA
- a CDS encoding DNA primase large subunit PriL: protein MDFKIEDLLEPNYAPILERAKRRIIEALNTNPPEVSYNPREYREEILSFPVAILLVAALANEYIKKRYALAEARRAFNLLRAESDEKIVEIAKKFGWKIRIVDERIGFMKFDFALNFIDYLRNTAAFHEKDWKLVNRSVLNGEVYLSKHDAARLLQEEIRRYIEAKIDPKVRSVIPEEVLKYVDDLRQTYADKIKEMPSEILRSSGVINEAFPPCIRQLYEAAQTGRHISHIGRFTLTSFLLNIGMDPNMIVDLFRKSSDFNERMTRYQIEHIAGERGSGTKYAPPKCDTLQTHGLCPGIDELCKRIKHPLTYYLRKTRKKRKEKEGRVSQKL, encoded by the coding sequence TTGGATTTCAAAATAGAGGATCTTTTAGAGCCCAATTATGCACCAATACTTGAAAGAGCTAAGAGAAGAATAATTGAGGCTTTAAATACGAACCCACCTGAGGTCAGCTATAATCCACGCGAATATAGGGAAGAAATACTTTCCTTTCCGGTCGCGATACTTTTAGTAGCAGCTCTTGCCAATGAATATATTAAAAAGCGATATGCGTTGGCTGAAGCGAGGAGAGCCTTTAATCTCCTCAGAGCTGAGTCTGATGAGAAGATTGTTGAAATAGCGAAAAAATTCGGCTGGAAAATAAGAATCGTGGATGAAAGAATTGGGTTTATGAAATTCGATTTTGCCCTTAACTTCATAGATTATTTACGGAATACAGCAGCATTCCATGAGAAGGATTGGAAGCTAGTGAATAGATCAGTCTTGAATGGTGAAGTTTACTTATCTAAGCATGATGCTGCCCGTTTGCTTCAGGAGGAAATCAGACGCTATATTGAAGCAAAGATAGACCCAAAAGTCCGTTCGGTAATTCCAGAAGAAGTTTTAAAGTACGTTGATGATCTTAGGCAGACATATGCTGATAAAATTAAGGAGATGCCCTCCGAAATACTCCGGTCATCTGGGGTTATTAATGAGGCTTTCCCACCCTGCATAAGGCAGCTCTATGAAGCAGCGCAAACTGGGCGTCACATATCTCATATTGGACGCTTTACGTTAACATCTTTTTTATTAAATATAGGTATGGACCCAAACATGATAGTTGATCTCTTCCGTAAATCTTCAGATTTTAATGAGAGAATGACTCGGTATCAGATTGAGCATATAGCTGGCGAAAGAGGCTCCGGAACAAAATACGCTCCGCCAAAATGTGATACATTGCAGACTCATGGACTCTGCCCAGGAATTGATGAATTGTGCAAGAGGATTAAGCATCCATTAACATATTATCTCAGGAAAACAAGAAAAAAGAGGAAGGAAAAAGAGGGGAGAGTCTCTCAGAAATTATAA
- the pcn gene encoding proliferating cell nuclear antigen (pcna), whose product MRISDTKTFKSVLNAISTIVDEASFTIGPDGIKLRAMDPSRVAMVDFEMRRTSFDEYEATEESKICVNLSELLKLLKRSSKDDTVELSLDEETGQFLVRIMGRYTRTFTMPVLEASEEEVPEPKITFNAKITLTTDDLYETLEDAALVSDNVRIETDGENLVMNAKGEVAGAKIEIKKGSEALISVEAKEPSKATFSLSYLTDIVKAASDTSDMVTMEFSTDMPIRLDFRQRFDGKLVYLLAPRIEVE is encoded by the coding sequence ATGAGGATTTCGGATACAAAAACATTCAAAAGCGTCTTAAATGCTATCTCTACAATCGTGGATGAAGCATCATTCACTATAGGTCCTGATGGAATAAAGCTTAGAGCCATGGATCCCTCACGTGTCGCCATGGTTGACTTCGAAATGCGCAGGACGAGCTTTGATGAGTATGAGGCTACCGAAGAATCTAAGATATGTGTGAATCTAAGCGAGCTCCTAAAGTTGCTTAAAAGATCCAGTAAAGATGATACTGTTGAATTGTCCTTGGATGAGGAAACCGGGCAATTCCTTGTTAGAATAATGGGGAGGTACACGCGTACATTTACTATGCCAGTACTGGAGGCCAGTGAGGAGGAGGTTCCTGAGCCGAAGATAACATTTAATGCGAAGATAACTCTCACGACTGATGATTTATATGAAACTCTTGAGGATGCGGCTTTGGTAAGCGATAATGTTAGAATAGAGACTGATGGAGAGAATTTGGTGATGAATGCTAAAGGAGAGGTTGCTGGAGCCAAAATAGAGATAAAGAAGGGTAGTGAAGCATTAATATCCGTGGAGGCAAAGGAACCATCAAAAGCGACATTCAGCTTAAGCTATCTAACTGATATTGTTAAAGCAGCTTCTGATACCTCTGATATGGTGACTATGGAATTTTCGACAGATATGCCGATACGTTTAGACTTTAGGCAGCGATTCGATGGGAAACTAGTATACTTGCTGGCGCCAAGAATAGAAGTCGAGTAA
- a CDS encoding transcription factor S has protein sequence MIEFCPNCGTRLVPKRKKDSKEMFLTCSKCGYEKQVESLILSPTRRVTEIKPEDNIIVIGEKEQKLKTLPVISIECPKCGNNLAYVWQVQTRSADESSTQFFRCTKCSYTFREYS, from the coding sequence TTGATAGAATTCTGCCCAAACTGTGGAACTAGATTAGTGCCAAAACGCAAGAAGGATTCAAAGGAGATGTTCCTTACCTGCTCTAAATGTGGTTATGAAAAACAAGTAGAGTCCCTTATTCTCTCCCCAACTAGAAGAGTTACGGAGATTAAACCTGAAGACAATATTATCGTTATAGGTGAGAAAGAACAGAAGCTGAAAACGCTTCCAGTAATCTCAATCGAGTGCCCGAAGTGCGGAAATAATCTTGCGTATGTTTGGCAAGTGCAGACAAGAAGTGCCGACGAATCATCAACCCAATTCTTCAGGTGCACTAAATGCAGCTATACGTTCAGAGAGTACTCATAG
- a CDS encoding MBL fold metallo-hydrolase, translating into MLIIPLTVGLLSTNCYIVACERTCKALIIDPGFDEVEAPWILKEIDEHNLRIKYVLNTHGHMDHISGNTLVKETLRAKIIIHQSDACMLTDPLKNLSMLLGRAVISPPPDLTIQNGEILRIGFLKFKVIHTPGHTPGSISLYCEDERVVFTGDTLFARSIGRTDLPGGSYETLISTIRGRLFNLPDETAVYPGHGDRTTIGIERKWNPFLR; encoded by the coding sequence ATGTTAATAATACCTTTAACCGTCGGTTTATTGTCAACAAATTGTTATATAGTAGCGTGTGAAAGAACATGCAAGGCTTTAATTATAGATCCTGGTTTTGATGAGGTTGAGGCGCCGTGGATTCTTAAAGAAATCGACGAGCATAATTTACGAATTAAATATGTCCTTAACACGCATGGGCATATGGATCATATAAGTGGTAACACATTGGTAAAGGAGACTTTGAGGGCTAAAATTATTATTCACCAAAGTGATGCATGCATGCTAACTGACCCTCTAAAGAATCTTTCCATGTTATTGGGACGCGCTGTAATATCGCCCCCACCAGACTTAACTATTCAAAATGGAGAAATATTGAGGATTGGTTTCCTAAAATTTAAAGTCATTCATACGCCTGGGCATACACCTGGAAGCATATCCCTTTATTGTGAGGATGAAAGAGTGGTCTTTACTGGAGATACACTTTTCGCCAGATCTATAGGGAGAACAGATCTTCCGGGAGGCTCGTATGAAACTCTCATATCGACTATTAGAGGGAGATTGTTTAACTTACCCGATGAAACGGCAGTCTATCCAGGTCATGGTGACAGAACAACTATTGGAATTGAGCGGAAGTGGAATCCATTTTTAAGATAG
- a CDS encoding FAD-binding oxidoreductase has product MPSHDINLNAVKEELIKIVGNKWVITESELIEGYLKDETPDSVRPEPSKELILVKPSTTEDVSSILKIANKMKIPVFPVGGRTGLVGGAVPTKPGIILSLERMNKVEIDEENLMAIAEAGATLGDLIRAAEDKGLFFPPHPGDEGAQIGGLIATNAGGARAVKYGVMRNYVKGLEVVLPTGDILSLGGKLLKNNTGYDLMHLIIGSEGTLCVITKAVIKLFPKSKYMVTLIVPFNTRSEALKSVPEILRSGIIPLAIEYVQLNEILEAARHTNENWPVKEGFAQLIMILDGISQEEVLRACGELSRICEANNAINIVLAETSEEQNKILRIRSNIYTALKPNMIDILDVTVPPSKLGILMDQVDKLATEYGVYLPTYGHAGDGNLHVHIMKEGIKDMETVKRIKYEIYKAAVDLGGVITGEHGIGKIRTENLNLVLKEKHVEIMRSIKRIFDPNNILNPTNVLS; this is encoded by the coding sequence ATGCCTAGTCATGACATAAATCTAAATGCCGTTAAGGAAGAATTGATAAAGATAGTTGGCAACAAATGGGTTATAACTGAAAGTGAATTAATTGAAGGATACCTGAAGGATGAAACGCCTGACTCAGTTAGACCTGAACCATCTAAAGAATTAATTCTCGTTAAGCCATCAACAACAGAGGATGTTTCATCAATACTTAAAATCGCAAACAAGATGAAAATTCCCGTTTTTCCGGTTGGCGGTAGAACAGGGCTTGTTGGCGGTGCTGTTCCAACTAAACCTGGAATAATACTTTCACTTGAACGTATGAATAAGGTCGAGATTGATGAAGAGAATCTCATGGCGATTGCTGAAGCAGGCGCTACATTAGGAGATTTAATAAGAGCCGCTGAAGATAAAGGACTATTTTTTCCACCTCATCCGGGTGATGAAGGTGCTCAAATAGGCGGATTAATAGCCACTAATGCTGGTGGAGCTAGGGCTGTAAAATATGGTGTTATGAGAAATTACGTTAAAGGTCTAGAAGTTGTTCTTCCAACGGGCGACATTCTTTCTCTCGGAGGGAAACTTCTAAAGAATAATACTGGTTACGATTTAATGCATCTCATTATCGGAAGTGAAGGAACGCTATGCGTTATAACAAAGGCTGTGATAAAACTTTTTCCAAAGAGTAAATACATGGTTACGTTGATAGTTCCCTTTAATACACGCTCAGAGGCATTAAAGTCTGTTCCAGAAATATTAAGGTCTGGCATAATCCCCTTAGCAATCGAATATGTACAGTTAAATGAGATACTTGAGGCTGCTAGACATACGAATGAGAATTGGCCTGTTAAAGAGGGATTTGCGCAGCTAATAATGATTTTAGATGGAATAAGTCAGGAGGAAGTTTTACGCGCATGTGGGGAGTTATCGCGGATATGCGAGGCTAATAATGCCATAAATATAGTGCTTGCTGAAACATCTGAGGAGCAGAATAAAATTTTGAGGATAAGAAGCAACATCTACACAGCCCTGAAACCAAACATGATAGATATATTAGATGTGACTGTTCCGCCAAGTAAACTCGGGATACTGATGGATCAAGTTGATAAATTAGCCACTGAATACGGCGTATATCTGCCAACTTATGGGCATGCCGGGGACGGAAATCTCCATGTGCACATAATGAAGGAGGGAATAAAAGATATGGAGACCGTGAAAAGGATAAAATATGAGATTTATAAAGCCGCTGTAGATTTGGGCGGGGTGATAACTGGCGAGCATGGTATTGGAAAAATAAGAACTGAAAACTTAAATTTAGTTCTAAAGGAGAAGCATGTAGAAATAATGAGGAGCATAAAGAGAATCTTCGACCCAAATAATATACTTAACCCAACTAATGTTCTATCTTAA
- a CDS encoding electron transfer flavoprotein subunit alpha/FixB family protein, whose translation MCEECGVLVFAEQEDGEIHKVVYELLGKGRELADKLRKNLCAILLGFRLEDKARELIYYGADRVHLFDHPSLKDFDIIRYKHNIVKLVNEIKPDIFLIGATKIGRSLAPRIAAALRTGLTADCVDLDLDDEGNLVQIRPAFSGNIMAQIKTETKPQMATVRYKIMKPRDMDLKRRGEIIRKEVDVLENTGIEILNKISANEVNISEADIIVAAGRGLRKPEDLKLIEDLAKLLGGVVGVSRPLVDAGWIGKEHQVGFSGNSVKPRVYIAFGISGSPQHLFGMRYSDIIISVNKDPTAPIINVSDYSIIGDLYEILPLLIHEIKRIKGVI comes from the coding sequence ATGTGTGAAGAATGTGGAGTTTTAGTTTTCGCCGAACAAGAGGATGGGGAAATACATAAAGTAGTGTATGAATTGCTTGGTAAAGGTAGGGAGCTTGCCGATAAGCTCAGGAAAAATCTCTGTGCTATTCTTTTAGGCTTTAGACTTGAGGATAAGGCTAGAGAATTAATTTATTATGGCGCTGACAGAGTTCACTTATTTGATCATCCATCGCTAAAAGACTTTGATATCATAAGATATAAGCATAATATAGTCAAGCTTGTTAATGAAATAAAGCCGGATATTTTCCTAATTGGAGCAACTAAAATTGGTAGAAGTCTGGCGCCAAGAATAGCAGCAGCCTTGAGAACAGGCTTAACAGCCGACTGCGTTGACCTAGATCTGGATGATGAGGGAAATTTAGTACAGATTAGACCAGCCTTCAGTGGCAACATTATGGCTCAAATAAAAACTGAAACTAAACCTCAGATGGCGACTGTTCGATATAAGATAATGAAGCCTAGAGACATGGATCTTAAAAGGAGAGGTGAGATTATAAGGAAAGAGGTTGATGTTTTAGAGAATACGGGTATAGAAATTCTAAATAAGATTAGCGCTAATGAAGTCAATATCTCCGAAGCGGATATAATTGTTGCGGCTGGTAGAGGTCTTAGGAAGCCGGAGGATCTTAAGCTCATAGAGGATCTAGCTAAGCTCTTAGGTGGGGTCGTCGGTGTGAGCAGACCACTAGTTGACGCTGGATGGATAGGTAAGGAGCATCAAGTTGGGTTCAGCGGCAATAGCGTTAAGCCGAGAGTTTATATAGCTTTCGGTATCTCCGGTTCGCCTCAGCATCTCTTTGGTATGAGATACTCGGACATCATAATCTCTGTGAATAAGGATCCGACCGCTCCAATAATAAATGTTTCAGACTACTCTATTATAGGGGATTTATATGAAATCCTTCCATTATTAATCCATGAAATTAAAAGGATAAAAGGCGTGATATAA
- a CDS encoding electron transfer flavoprotein subunit beta/FixA family protein codes for MITLKIIVLIKQVPEIEKVKFDYEKGRLDRSSAKAETNPFDLNALEAAVQIKEKIGGSVTAISMGPMQAIDTLRDALARGADKAILLSDEKFAGADTLATAYTLAAAIRKVGEFDLIICGEKSVDGDTAQVGPEVAEFLGIPHAAYVENIGYVSEKEITVTVRMERNNYVMRLKLPALITVTKDINNPRLPTLKDKLRALRSPITVWNYNDLSGICEPEYFGFEGSPTRVVKVYTPITEKRRGRIITGGPEEAVKKIVQILRENRILD; via the coding sequence GTGATAACATTGAAAATAATAGTTCTCATAAAACAAGTTCCAGAAATTGAAAAAGTTAAGTTTGATTATGAAAAGGGTCGTTTAGATAGAAGTTCAGCTAAAGCGGAGACAAATCCATTCGACCTAAATGCTCTAGAGGCAGCTGTTCAAATAAAAGAGAAAATTGGGGGCTCTGTAACTGCCATAAGTATGGGGCCAATGCAAGCTATAGATACGCTTAGAGATGCGCTCGCAAGGGGCGCGGATAAAGCCATATTATTATCGGATGAAAAGTTTGCTGGAGCAGACACTTTAGCAACAGCCTATACTCTCGCCGCAGCCATAAGAAAGGTGGGTGAATTTGATTTAATAATATGTGGTGAGAAGAGTGTTGATGGTGATACGGCACAGGTTGGTCCGGAAGTCGCTGAATTTCTAGGTATACCGCATGCCGCGTATGTTGAGAATATTGGATATGTGAGTGAAAAAGAGATAACAGTAACGGTGAGAATGGAGCGCAACAATTATGTTATGAGACTTAAGTTGCCAGCTTTAATAACTGTAACAAAGGATATAAATAATCCACGTCTACCAACCTTAAAAGATAAGCTAAGGGCTCTTCGCTCTCCTATAACGGTTTGGAATTATAATGACCTATCTGGAATATGTGAACCAGAATATTTTGGCTTTGAAGGTTCACCGACGCGTGTCGTAAAAGTTTACACACCGATAACTGAGAAAAGAAGAGGTCGGATAATAACTGGAGGACCTGAGGAAGCGGTTAAAAAAATTGTGCAAATTCTTAGGGAGAACAGGATTTTGGATTAG